GCACAGCTCCTAAAGCTGCAAAACCAAAATTAGAGTATGTAAATGCATACTCTCTATCCTCTAAATCTATTTTTCCCATTTTCTCTATGAGCATTGAATGAGTTATTCCATTGAATTCATTTTTCCTATGTAAAAAATTAGATATCATAGGTTTTTCAAAGTAAAATCCTTTATACCCTGATGTATGAGTTACTAGTCTTTTAATCGTTGGATAATACTCCTCCAATGGAAGATTCAAGTACTCGTTAATTGAATCCTCTAAGCTGATTTTTTCTTCATTTATTGCCTTACAGAATAGTGATGTAGTAAATGTTTTAGTAATGGAGCCAATTTCATATATATGCTCTTTGAAAGGTAATCTAGTGCCATCCTCACCATAAACGTTATACTCTATCTTGCCATTCTGTATAACCCCAACAGTGATTACCGCATCTTTATTTCCTTCAGTCGTATAATTAATCATTTGTTCGTATGTCATCTTGGATAATTCGTTTATTTTATATGACCCATAAATGCTATAAACACCAAAACCAATAGCAATAACTAAAACCATTACTAATATAACTTTCATCCACCTTTTCTTATTTACCTTATGCTTTTTCATTATATTGTTCCTTTCTCTCATCATTATGTAATAAAATTCAAATATTCAAGGGGAAATAAAAAGACTTCAGAGGCTGTG
The sequence above is a segment of the Irregularibacter muris genome. Coding sequences within it:
- a CDS encoding serine hydrolase domain-containing protein is translated as MKKHKVNKKRWMKVILVMVLVIAIGFGVYSIYGSYKINELSKMTYEQMINYTTEGNKDAVITVGVIQNGKIEYNVYGEDGTRLPFKEHIYEIGSITKTFTTSLFCKAINEEKISLEDSINEYLNLPLEEYYPTIKRLVTHTSGYKGFYFEKPMISNFLHRKNEFNGITHSMLIEKMGKIDLEDREYAFTYSNFGFAALGAVLEEIYGDDYTTLINNFIVEDLKLANTRITDGSGDLENYWEWSESDAYMPAGALLSNIKDMIKYVQIHMTENLEYLSIAHRALIEVNASDGNYEKLGIQIDAVGMGWMIDDKNNIIWHNGGTGNYNSYIGFDKEKQIGVVVLSNLPPDYRIPATVIGVDILTSLQTN